A stretch of DNA from Telopea speciosissima isolate NSW1024214 ecotype Mountain lineage chromosome 5, Tspe_v1, whole genome shotgun sequence:
taaattgtaaagcataacctaacacagggccgggctgggcctAGCCCGAGGCTTAAccctggcccagcccgaccctgacccTGGGCCTAAaattttcaaccctaaccccgccctcagggttgaaaaatctagCCAGACTTTGATTGGGCACAGGGCGGGCTAgggccgatagggccaaacttaaACCCCTAATTAGGGCTGTGTAAATGGAATCTTACATGGCTAGTATCTTATTGATCGTCAGATCCCCCTCTCTGCATCTTAGCCATTCAACACATCTCTATTCAGtacatcctctctctctctctccctctctccattGTCTccctgtcacgcccctattccagacaaggaatatattatcatataaagggtgactaggacgacgcgtgtcatcctactaaaccgcccggatcactgacacagtgtcccaacgcacagtcatatccaatattaacataatataatattagaatgcagaaaagaggaatattacattccaaggatcagtagtattgcggaagcgtataaatcgaatagttacaagatgttcaaagctagatgataaatacagtaattagttacatttccaatgaccatctaataactatcaaaaatggtattacagtaagtatttcaccataggccttagcctcaaaagtgatcaaaaagggatcgagtcccgaatatcctcacggcccgtaggcacaatcgtcgcaaggacacccgtcgccatgttcctcaaacacggcctccggttcctcctcaccgatctcatcgtatcccgagggctgaactccaagtcccgcgagatatccgtcacctgcaccataatctaaaaagtgtgcgcacgagggggttagctccactgagccagtgaggggatgggaatgcacaaacacgcaattcacatagtccaatgatgcatgcacatgttaagtccatttttccacctaacaaacaactaagtcaatggcatatgctactgtgacaactcgggagacactgtgggtcacttaacttatcgccacaatgaaacctcaattgtcacgtgggacctacgccgatcgaagcctccaagaccactcggtggcggacccgataaccaatactaccatgattggcctctcccacctccacgagaatccggtgtgcgattacccaacacctaaacccctgttggtaagggtcgtagcataagggtgtgaaatcctagccacaaatatactacatgcaagtcctatcgtcccgagaggtaatccggcgcatcaacttttcatccggtttagtgccggtTACGCGACGCACGGCGCatacgattcaacatgacattcaacataatttcttcataaatgtatatagtgttcggggttccggcaccggtacccaccggcaccgagacccatcaaggtacaacattaccaatcaacattataacaaatagatataaaattatgcaatatgcgcaaacatgcttattaattataatgattacataatatatattgcaataataataacaagcccaaacgaccaaacccactcacaacgtatacgccaagcaccaagattatcagttgtcgcctcgatcaagcaaaaAGCCACAAAAgagaatattttaacctatacaaagagtgaaataaggttaaacgagcgaagggaacggatccccaaaaggtctcccataaacacttaagtataaggtttcaggaacgaagtggttgcaggagtggtttcatgccaaaattctgcaaccacatgtaaatcctaggaaaccgggggttcgggacagttttagtcaaggtcggatgcagatgtggtttcagaaaactgaaaccgagtgtaaatccgaccttcacaggggctcaggacaattttggtcaaggtcggatgcggatgtggtttcgtaaaatcgaaaccgagtgtaaatccgaccttcacgagaatccttctcgggaaggtaatttcagggtggtttcttgcaggtctgaacccacatgtaaaccctcacaccttcaggtccaaaatccgaaggattcccctccaaggaccccatttcaagtggttttaaagctcaaggacttctaggaaactccatcctaagctcattagggtccaaccttaaatctctcaaatggcaatgagaaccctcacattagagctcataatggagtgaaataactccaccatagcttggctttaatgctccatcgactccctaggttccaagagagatctaggtcaatctctcccattacccaaccccttttaaaatccaaaatagaagaaggaagaagcttacctacccccaagatgagagctccacgatttatggcccaagagatggggtctccaccttcctccaagcctctctctccttcctctttctcttcctctcctctttctctcctctttctctcctccacgatttagggtagaagagaatgatgaaggagaagtgatgttctctctctccctcatggactcatttataataaatgggtatttgggtacctctagtcaaatgggtcatgaggcttaatgggtcaacccattagttccatgtgggtaagtggatggaataacccatcattgggtcaataggttaaatgggcctgcccacaaccttaattagggaaaagcccattcttagatgggttcataagagatgggtataagtccccaatgtacttcctaaaggtacgtgggacccgaacttaaattattcccttctctcatgaaatagctcgagcggttcaagcccggacccgcacttcgaggttaccaagggaagaataattaataagtcttgaggctagaacttacctttcccctgtcatggtttattacccatgaccccgaacagcttcgccacggcaatgctaagctcatcaccgaacgaaatatccaactgaggtgacggtccaggatgctctctcctgaactcctcgcttcccgggctggtacttggagggtaatcgacgaagtcgccgtcaacgaactttccccactggcggttgaggaatctttcctccacaggcaaacccgtgttgtggtcaacgattttgtagctaggtttgaccatcatggagaacaggtcaccagcatacatggcagcggtatctacacgtcacgagaagaaatgatatttaattatatcccggggtacgggtataacactCCCATTCTCTGATTAATACATCCAACACCCATTAGAGGGTTGGGCACTGACATCCAATTCAAAAATATAAGCAATTTTGATAGAAAGATAGCCCAATAATATATGAAGACACATCTAGCATCTCAAATAACCGATGTGAGACTATAGCTCAATAACTCTCAACACCATCCCTATTATGCTTTAACTTTGTGTAACCTACTGTTAAGGCTCAGTTTCAATTTTACAAAAGAGTCAGCTTGAGCCCAGCTCAAAACTCATCAATCAACCCAAGTAATTAAATGGTCCTTACGCCTGGATGATTTGTTCTGCATATTTCCCTAATGTTTATTATTAGGTAAGCTATACATAATACATGTGAGTATGGAAGCATTGATGCAGTTAGGAATGGCGAGTGCGTTAGAGACGTTGTGCGGGCAAGCATTTGGAGCAGGACAGCTTACGATGTTGGGTATTTACCTGCAGCGATCATGGGTCATTTCATTTTGCACTGCTCTTGTTTTAGTTCCTTTGTATGTGTTCTCTCCTCCCATTCTCAAGCTTCTAGGCGAGAACACTGAGATTGCTGATGCCACTGGTTAGTACTCTCTCACCTTCACCCTCTCTCCAACTTGCCATAGACAAACATAACAGTCaaaacccttttcttttttgggtgtaGGGAAGTTTGCCATTTACATTCTTCCCCAATTGTTTGCATATTCCGTAAATTACCCAATACAGAAGTTTTTACAGGCTCAGAGGAAAGTGATGGTAATGGCTTGGGTGTCAGGAACAGTTATGGTGATACATGTATTTGTTAGTTGGTTGCTCATATTGAAGATTGATTTGGGTTTAGTTGGTGCTGCCATTGCCCTTGACTTGTCATGGTGGCTGATCGTCCTTGGTCATTTGATCTACATTTTAGTGGGGAATACTGATAGAGCTTGGACTGGTTTCTCTTTTCTAGCATTTAAAGACCTCTATGGCTTTGTGAAGCTTTCTTTGGCTTCTGGTGTAATGatatggtctctctctctctctctctctctctctgttttggttttattgCTGCTCTTCCTTATATGGGTTTTGTTCCATGATGGCAGTTTGGAATTTTGGTACTTGATGTTGCTGATAGTTATAACAGGATATTTGAAGAACCCATTAGTAACAGTTGATGCCCTATCTATCTGGTAAGAATGTATAAAGTAGTACTGTTAGCTTCATTCATCTAATGGTAAATTGGTAATGGATTTTCCAACAGAATATTAATACTAAATATTGTTCATATTCCAATTTTTTGCAGCATGAACATAAGAGGCTGGAATGCCATGATTGGACTTGGACTCAATGCGGCAATAAGGTTGTGTACACTTATATGAAGTTAATTAATGAAATAGTAGGGTTTGAAATCCTTCAataatattttctattttcgttTAAAATCGCATAAAAAGCGTGAGAGTATCCAACGAACTAGGAGCCGGTAATCCTCGAGCAGCAAAATTTGCAGTGATTGTGGTTTCTGCAATGTCCATGGCCATAGCAGTGGTTTACATGACAATAATCTTGGCAACCAGAGACTATTTTCCTCGTCTTTTCACCAACAGTGTTGAAGTGATGAAAGAAGTCATCAAGATTGCACCTTTGCTAGCAGTTACTGTGCTTATAAATGGACTTCAAATAGTCATATCTGGTAAGTATGAATGAGCTTCAATTTCAATTCATACACTACTTCAAATTAAAATCtgatttgttttcaatttcccAGGTGTTGCTGTTGGAGCTGGATGGCAAGCACTGGTAGCATATATCAACATTGGGTGCTATTATATAGTTGGACTACCCACCGGCCTACTTCTGGGGTTTAAATTTGATTATGGGGTTGAGGTGAAACACCAGAACATGATCTAGAAAAAAATGCATTACTACTGGAGCGAAATCAAATTTTAATCTTTCTAAAATTCTCTTTTGAGTTGCAGGGTATTTGGGGAGGGATGATTGGGGGCATTGTTATGCAAACCATAATCTTAGTAATAGTTACTTCACGCACCAATTGGAACAAGGAGGTGATCATATTAATAAACATTTCCAAGACTAGATTAtgtgatttggatttggatttggctGAGAAGAAATGGATTTTTACAAACTATTGTTCAACTGACTTGCAGGCTTCAGAAGCAGAGAGCCGTGTTAGACAATGGGGAGGATAAGCAGAAGAGGGCCGGGAAGTATAACATAGATTAAAGTTTCAATTACTACTGAAGATACATGGAGATAATTTCATAATTCTTGTAGCATTTTTCTCAAATTCTACCTAATGAGAACACTTTATTCTATGAAAGCCTTTGTATCTGTAATTAATCTGTACTTGCTTTCTTAGCTCATTTATTGGTTTTGATTTAAGCgatttggttcaatttcaataaacgattttgatttgaaattaaCACTCTTAAGGGACCAACCGGTTTAATGCCTTGGTTCAAAGGGGGTATATATGTCATTTCAATATAGCATTACCTGCTCTAAGCAACCGGAAATCACACCTGAGAAgttcccacaaaaaaaaaaacagaggagatggctatttctctctcctccctcacgtcttccttctcttctctatcgTTCTCTTCCCAGATGTCTCAGACACCATACAACCTATGCTTCTCTCGAGCCAAATCTTTCCCATTCTGCCTTACTTTCAAAACCCTAGACCTCGTCATAGCCGCCTCCGGTGCTGCCGTCGCTTCGCCGGTTGATTTGGAGAAGACAAACCTTGAAAAGTACATTAAGTCCAGGCTCCCTGGTGGTTTTGCAGCTCAGACAGTAATTGGAACCGGTCGACGGAAATGCGCCATTGCTCGCGTCGTTCTACTGGAAGGAAGTGGCAAAATTATTATCAATTACCGTGACGCCAAGGTACCAACTACTCTACTGTTTTCCTTGTCATTGtcattagggtttttgttttctttttcctggaATTCTGTTTGCTGCAAGTTTTTAGGTGTCTGTCATGGACTAAAAGAGTTGTGTCTGGTGCCTGGACTCTAAACCCTGAACTCGTTACTATCAGTTCTTTCGGTAAGTTAGGTCTAAAGTAGTATCTGTATATAGGTGTTATATTGATGCACCTCACCTCTAAGAAATCTTATAATTGTCAAATTGAACCTAGACATGACTCCTTCTTGGTCATAATAACTCCGCACGTCGGAGAAGCTTACAATCCTCAAATTTTAGCTTGTCATTACACAAAGCctcaagagaaatagaaaagaaactCAAAGAAAGCAGCAGAAAAGCTATTGCCAATGCAAATGTGTTTGATTTCTCATAATAGGGAAACAACAGAAATGCACTTGCTGTGACTGTTGGAATCTTCTGTGATACAGAAATTCAATATGTAGGAATCAGCTGCAAAATCACTTATAGGAAACAAACTCCATTCTCACAAGTCTACTGGTTGATTGTAATCCTAGATCCGTGAAGTCAGGGCTGACATAATCCAAATGTTGTTATTGAATAAGACAATAACAAAGCATTAAAGGACAATCTGCCAAATACAAAGCACAGAAGAGATGAGGAGAGCTGGGGAGAAGAgattaaaagacaaaaccttgtttttaaaataaactatgagaactaaatatttcttttgaacAATCATTATGTCATGTCCATGTCCTCTTTATATATTAAATTTTCAAGTTTCTCAATGCCACATTCATTGCATTCTGTACTCATGTGTGTGTCACATTCATATGATATACTTCCATTCTCAATGTATAATTCATTTCCACATAGTGTGAGTGCCATGTTCTTATCCATCTTCATTACTGCTATGGAATATAACATCTTAGATCCAGCAATTTACAGGATGGGTAACCCTTTAATTAATTTGTCGTGATAATTCAGAgagttcaataaaaaaaattgtataagGAAGGATCCATGAAGTATGCGATTGATAGTTATCGGTATTATCCATGTTTCCCCCCAGCTGGTTAATCCATCATTTCTAGCCTTGACTTATGATGCTATGATTTCCTTGGGATCTTTTAAGTTGAGACTTTGAGAGCTTGAATTTTTTTCACATCATTGTAGCTGAAGGATGTAGGTAAAAGTTGCAGGCTTGTTTAGGCTTATTTACCTAGAGCACATCCATGATCATTTAGGCtaaaaagatgaaagaaaaaGGATAGAAAGTGTACAAATTCAATCTGTTTTCGGTATGACCTAGAGAATGGATCcttgaaaaaaaggaaaacaacaatCTTCAGCCACCTATTAGTAATGCCTATTAAATGTTACACTATGTTTAAACTAGCCTTAGCCTCCACATGCAGTGTTGTCCATGCAATTTTTCTAA
This window harbors:
- the LOC122661861 gene encoding protein DETOXIFICATION 33-like encodes the protein MEEDSILLLQLHEGHKTNNPTVDLIKQVGVESKKLWSIGGPAIFTSICQYTLTAITQTFIGHVGTIQLAAVSMASSVVAGFAFGIMLGMASALETLCGQAFGAGQLTMLGIYLQRSWVISFCTALVLVPLYVFSPPILKLLGENTEIADATGKFAIYILPQLFAYSVNYPIQKFLQAQRKVMVMAWVSGTVMVIHVFVSWLLILKIDLGLVGAAIALDLSWWLIVLGHLIYILVGNTDRAWTGFSFLAFKDLYGFVKLSLASGFGILVLDVADSYNRIFEEPISNS
- the LOC122661862 gene encoding protein DETOXIFICATION 33-like; the encoded protein is MNIRGWNAMIGLGLNAAISVRVSNELGAGNPRAAKFAVIVVSAMSMAIAVVYMTIILATRDYFPRLFTNSVEVMKEVIKIAPLLAVTVLINGLQIVISGVAVGAGWQALVAYINIGCYYIVGLPTGLLLGFKFDYGVEGIWGGMIGGIVMQTIILVIVTSRTNWNKEVIILINISKTRLCDLDLDLAEKKWIFTNYCSTDLQASEAESRVRQWGG
- the LOC122662171 gene encoding 30S ribosomal protein S9, chloroplastic-like, which produces MAISLSSLTSSFSSLSFSSQMSQTPYNLCFSRAKSFPFCLTFKTLDLVIAASGAAVASPVDLEKTNLEKYIKSRLPGGFAAQTVIGTGRRKCAIARVVLLEGSGKIIINYRDAKEYLQGNPLWLQYVKIPMVTLGYENSYDVFVKAHGGGLSGQSQAISLGIARALLKVSENHRVPLRKEGLLTRDSRVVERKKAGLKKARKAPQYSKR